Genomic DNA from Corallococcus silvisoli:
TGATCTGCGTCTTGGCGCCCTTCTTCGTGGGCTTGCGCTTCTTGCCGCGGATGGGGATCTGGATGCGGCCCCAGACCATGTCCGACAGCTCCTGCTTCGAAACGCTGGTCGTCTCAGGACCCGTGCGCTTGCGCTGGCCACGCTCCTTGTTCTTGGAGACGTCCACGAGCTCGCGGCCGCGGCCCAGGTGATCCGGGACGACCTTGTACTCGCGCTTCTCCGTGCCGAGCGCCGTGCGGCCCGGGGCCATGGGGTACTGCTTGGCCTGGGTCGTGGTGGGCGTGACGCGGCGGACCTGGATGAGCGGGCGCGAGATGACCACGGCCTGGGTGGCCGTGGGGCGCGCCTGGGCGCCCGGCGTGGGCGCGACCTGGGCGTGCGGGACGCCGCCCACCATGATGGTGGGGCCGTTCGGCTGCACCGGGGCGCCGCCGCCGGCCGCCTGGGGCGGCGAGGACGGACGCACCGGCCCGGTCTGGCCCGGACGCGCCTGCATGGGCGCTCCCGGACGGTTCTGCACCGGCGGACCGCCCGGACGCCCTTGCATGGGCGCGCCAGGACGGCTGCCGGGACCACCGGGCCCACCCGGACGGCTGCCGGGACCACCGGGTCCGCCCGGGCGACTGCCCGGAGGCCCACCAGGGCGCCCACCCGTGGAACCCGGACGCTGCACGTAACCGGGACCTCGGGAGATGACCGTCGCGGACGTCGACGTGGAGGAAGGCGTCCGTGCGGTGGGCGGGACCGGCGAGCGCGGAGGGGGGTTGGGCAAGCGGGGACTCTCCTGCGAAGGACTGCGCGGTGTCGCCGTGGCCGGGGTCGGCTCGGCGGCCCGGGGCGTCTCCACCACGGCCGCGGGAGGCGGGGTGGACGGCGGCGTCACGGGCGGGGTGGCGGTTGCGGCAACAGGCGGGGTGGCCGGGGCCTCGGGCGCGGACGGCGCCTCCGGGGCAGCGGCGATGGAGGCGACGGTGGTCTCGGGGGGCGCGGCCGTCACGGCCGGGGCCTCCGGAGCATGGGCCACGGGGGCCTGCTCCACCGGGGTGGGCGCGGCCTCCACGGCGGCGGGCGCCGACGGCTGCTCCGGCTCCACGAAGCCCTGCGGCTCGTGCGTGGGCTCCGAGGCGTCGTAGGACGACTCGTTCGACTGCGCGTAGGCGTCCGGGTTGTCCGGGGCGGACATGCCCGCCGGAGGACCGACCTTGCGGCGCACCACGAAGCCCTTGGCGGCGACGGGCGGGGCGGCCTGCTTCGGCTTGCGCTTGTCCAGGATCTTCTGGACCGCGGCCGTGGCCTGGTCATCGTCCAGGGAGGACGAGTGGCTCTTGACGTCGTAACCCAGCCCAGCGAGCTCGGTCACGACCTCCTTGTTGTCGAGCTCAATCCCGTGGCTCTTGAGCTCCTTGGCGATTTCGTGAACGCGCTTCTTCGACATACCTTGATTGGCCTTCTGCTCCGCCGACGACGAGGCCGAGCACCCTAGTCCAAAGCCGAAATTGTGTGCGAGTGGTGCTTAACAGCCACCTCCCCCCGCAACCTCTCCACCCTCCCGCCCTCACTCCCAAGCCTGCCCGAGCTGGGACGGGTCGACCTGCCCCGCCTTGCCCCGGAAGGCCCTGCCCAGCGCCTTACGCTTGAGCGCTGCCGTCAGACAACCGGCACCGCACAGGTACGCCCCCCGCCCCGGCAGCCTCCGCCGCCTGTCCGCCACCACGCTGCCCTGGGGACCTACCACGAACCGGGTGAGTTCCGCCTGTGCCTTGCGCGAACCGCACCCGACGCAGGTCCTGACCGGACCTGACGTCGTGATTTCAGTGGGATGTGTCCCAGGCCGTTTCGTTGCGCGGCGCATCTCCCCGTTCCTCGGTGCCTACGGTGCCTTGGCCGCTTCCGCGCCCTCCGTGGCGCCGGCCGACGCCAGCGCCCCCCGCTCCGCGTTCAGTTCGGCGCGGAGCTTCGCCTCCTCCACCAGGTAGTTCTCCGCCGCGCTCTTCAGCTGGCGGGCCTTCTTGATACCCACCCCTGGCACGTCGCCCAGGCGGGTGAGGTCCTTCTCGTTCGCGATGTCCTCCACCGTGCGGTAGCCGGCGAGGATGAGCTGCTCGATGGTCTTCTCCCCGACGCCGCGCACGCGCGCCATGCGCTCCGGCTGGGACAGCTCGTCCGGGTGGCGGCGGGCCTCGGCCAGCCGGGCCTGCTCGCGCTCGTAGTCCATGCGCGACAGCTCCTGCTGGTCCTCCACCATGCGCTTCTTGGCCTCCTCCTGCATGGAGGCGATGCGGGTGGGGTCGATGCCGGGGATCTGCGCCAGCACCTCCGCGTTCGCGTCCGCCACGTCGCGCGCCTGACGGAAGCCGTGCGCGTAGAGCGTCTCCACCAGCATCTCGTTGACGCCGGGCAGCGCGCCCAGCGAGCGGCTGGCGAACTCGCGCATCTCCCGCACGCGGCTCTCGCTGTTGATGTCCAGCTTCCAGCCGGTCAGCTGCGCGGCCAGGCGCACGTTCTGCCCGCGGCGGCCAATGGCCAGGGAGAGCTGGTCGTCCGGGACGATGAGCTCCATGGCGTGGTTCGCCTCGTCGATGATGACGCGGCTGACCTCCGCGGGGGCCAGGGCCGAGCACACGAAGCGGGCCGGGTCCTCGTCGTAGGGCACGATGTCGATCTTCTCACCGCGCAGCTCCTGCACCACCGCCTGCACGCGGCTGCCCTTCATGCCCACGCACGCGCCCACCGGATCCACGTCCGAGTCGCGGCTGGACACGGCGATCTTCGCGCGGCCACCGGGCTCTCGCGCCGCCGCCTCGATGACGACGATGCCTTCGGCGATCTCCGGCACCTCCATCTCGAACAGCTTGGTGAGCAGGTTCACGGACGCGCGCGACAGGACGATCTGCGGGCCCTTGGACTCGCGCAGCACGTCCAGCACGTACGCCTGGACGCGGTCGCCCGGGCGGTAGGTCTCGCGCGGGACCTGCTCGCGGACGGGCAGGACGGCCTCGGCGCGGCCCAGGTCCACCACGATGTTGCCGCGCTCGAACCGGCGGGCGATGCCGGTGACGATCTCGTTCTTGCGGTCGCGGTACTCGTTGAAGACGTTCTCGCGCTCGGCGTCGCGGGTGCGCTGGAGGATGACCTGCTTGGCCGTCTGGGCCGCGATGCGGCCGAAGCCGCGGCGGAAGGTCTTCAGCCGGAGGATGTCGCCGTACTGGTCGTCCTGGGCCTTGGCCTCCGCGGCGTCCTCGTCACGGTAGAAGATCTGGAAGACGAGCTCGTCACCGGGCTCCACTTCCATGCCCTTCTTGTGGGCTTCGTCCATCGTGATCTGGTTCACGGCCTGGACGGGGTCGGTGATCTCCGCGACCACGGTGATGGCCTGGAAGAGCTCCACCACGCCCTTCTCCGGGTCGTACTTGGCCTCCAGGTTGCGATCCTGGCCAAAGTGCTTCTTGGCCGCGGTGTTCATCGCGTCCTCGAGGGTCGAGATGAGCACGGCCCGTTCAATGCCCTTGTCCTTGGCGACCTGATCCAGGACGAGGTTGAGGTTGACGGCCGGGTTGGCGGGCGTGGGCATGGCTTTCTCTTCTCCGAAAATGGGTCCACGGGCGGCCCTGGCGCGAACAGGGTCCCCTGTATGTCGACGTCTAGAACTCGAACTCCAGATGGGCCTTGGCGATGTCCTTGAAGGGGATGACGAAGACGCCGCCCCCCTCCACGTCCACGGAGATGGCGTCGGCCGCCACTTCGGTGAGCGTGCCGCTGAAGTTCTTCCGCGGAGGCTCGCCCAGCGGGCCGAAGGTCTTCACCTTGACCTTCTGCCCCTTCACCCGTTCGAAGTGCGCCGGCTTCCTCAACGGCCGGTTCACTCCGGGGCTGGACACCTCCAGGTTGTACTCCTGGGGGATGAAGTCCTCCACGTCGAGCACCGGATCCACGGCGCGCGACACCTGGGAGCACTCGTCCAGACCCACCCGGCCGCCTGGCTTGTCGATGAACAGCCGCAACACCCAGCCCTCGCGCTCGCGGACGTACTCCAGGTCCACCAGCTCCAGGCCTTCGTTCGCCACGATGGGATCCAGCAGCGCCGCCGCCTTCTCCTCCACCGTCATTTTGATGTTCTTCGACTCCATAACCGGGAAGCAGGTCTCCAAAAACACGAAAAGCGGGCACGGCGGCCCACTTTTCGATGTGATGCGTCGAAAAATGTCGGGGCGTCCGTAACACACGCCCCCTCGGGGTGTAAAGGAAGGACACACCCCGAGGCGCCAGCTCAACGCCCCCCCGGACTGAAGGATTCCCAGGGGTTCGCGCGACGCGGGTGGCGCTATAACGCCCCCATGCACCTCATCGCCGCCGCCCAGATGGTGTCCACCGCCGACAAGGCCCACAACCTGGAGGTGGCCACCCGCCTCGTGCGCCAGGCCGCCTCCCTGGGAGCCCGCCTGGTGGGTCTGCCGGAGAACTTCTCCTGGATGGGCCCGGAGCCCGAGCGCCCCTCCGCCGCAGAAGGCCTGGACGGCCCCACGCTCAGCCGGATGGCGCAGCTGGCCCGGGAGACGAAGACGACCGTGCTGTCCGGCTCCATCCTGGAGACCGGGGCGCCGGGCGACCGGCTCTACAACACCAGCGTCCTCTTCGGCCCGGACGGCGCGCGGCTGGCCGTGTACCGGAAGATGCACCTGTTCGACGTGGATGTGGGAGATGGTGCCACCTATCAGGAGTCCGCGGCGGTGGCGCCGGGGACGGAGGTGGTGGCGGCGGACACGGAGGTGGGGCGGCTGGGGCTGAGCGTCTGCTACGACCTGCGCTTCCCGGAGCTGTACCGGCGGCTGTCGAAGGACGGGGCGACGCTGCTGGCGGTGCCGGCCGCGTTCACGATGATGACCGGCAAGGACCACTGGGAGGTGCTGCTGCGCGCCCGGGCCATCGAGAACCAGGCGTATGTGCTGGCGCCGGCCCAGGGCGGGCGGCACTCGGCGCAGCGGCTGACGTACGGGCACGCGATGGTGGTGGACCCCTGGGGGCTGGTGACGGCGCGCGCCTCCGAGGGCGAGGGGCTGGCCGTGGCGCCGGTGGACCCCGAGCTCCTGGCGCGCATCCGGCGGAATTTGCCGTGCCTGACGCACCGGCGGCTGGACTAGGCGAGCGCCCGGGCACGGGATGAGGGGCGTGGCCCTTCTGGCGTTGCTTTGCGGTTAGACTCGGCCGCAGGAAGACCCCTCTGGTGAATGGACGACGCTGGACTCCCCTGCTCTTCGCGGTCGCGCTCATGGCCCTTCACCCCGGCTGCACCCCGGACGAGAAGCCCCATGGGCCCGCGGAGGCCCCCCTGCCTCCCCCTGTCCCCCGCGCGCACCTGCGGGAGCTGACGGGGGACGTGCAGATCAAACGCGCGGTGGCCGACGAATGGAGCGCGGCCCGCGACGACCTGCCCCTGTACGAGAACGACAAGGTCCGCACCGAGTCCGGGGCCAGCGCCCAGGTGGTGTTCGCGAACGGCAGCACGGTGCACCTGGGGGGTGATTCCCTGGTGGGCATCGCGGAAAGCAAGCTGCGAACGGATGTCACCGTCCTCCGGGGAAGGGTGGACGCCACGCTGGAGAAGCCCGCCACCCAGTCGCTGTCCGTCACCACCCCATCCGCCACGGTTCGGGCGGGCAGGAAGATTGAATTCCAATGAAGGCCGCCCTGTGGCTCAGCGCGTGGATGGGACTGTCCGCGGTGCCGACCGCCCCGACGGCGGTGGGACGCGAGGCCGCGGAGGCCCGCCCGTCCTCCGGGGGAACGGTGGCCCCGCCCCGCAAGGGCTCCGGGACGGAGCCGCAGACGGCGCTCAAGGCGCTGGAGATGTCGCGCGCGGCGGTGAAGGCCGCGCCGGAGGATGCGCGCCGTCGTGAGGCCGAGGCCCGGCTGAAGGAGGCGGAGACGCACTTCCAGCAGGCGCAGTACGCGGACGCGCTGCACAAGGCGGATGAAGCCTGGGCGCTGCTCAACCCGCCCCAGCCGTCCAACTTCACGGTGGAGGTGGACCACGACGGCGGCACCACCACCGTCACCCACCGCCAGGGCCCCCCCGTCACCGTGGAGGCCCAGCACGCGACCCGCGTCCTGGCCAAGGGGGAGTCCGTGCGGGTGCAGCAGGGCACCGTGCTGCCGGAGCCGCCCGCCGCGCCGCAGCCGGCGCAGCCCGCGGACAAGTCCCGCTTCACCCTGAAGCCGACGGCGAGCGGGCTGCTGGGCCCGGTGACGCTGGCGTGGGCGGCGGTGGCGGGCGCCACGAGCTACGAAGTGGAGGTCATCTTCGATGAGGCGGGGGACGGAGTCCCGGCCCGGGCGCCGGTGCGCTCGGTGCTGGCCGCGCGGCAGTGGGTCCTGCCCGCGTTGCCGCCGGGCCGTTATCGCTGGACGGTGACGGCCCTGAGCCCGGAGCAGGGACGGTCCCTGCCCTCCCCGACACGGCGCTTCGAGCTGGCCGCGGAATCGCTCGAACTCAACGTCAAGGTGAAGGACGGCTGGCAGAAGTAGCCACCGCCCGCGAGGAGCCACCGCCCGTGCGACTTTTCAAAGCCATCCTGATGTTGATGCTGGTGGTGAGCATCATCCCCACGCTGATGGTGGGCTGGTTGTCGGTGTCCCATACGCGCGAGCTGCTCATCCGCGACGCGCAGGAGCTGGCCCAGGAGCGCGTGAAGCAGCTGCGGCTCAAGGCGGAGAGCTTCCTGGAGGACCCCACGGAGATGGTGGTGGGGCTGTCCAGCGTGCCGGGCGGCTTCTTCAGCCTGCCGCGCGACACGCAGCGGCTGCACATCTCCGCGGTGCTCAACCAGCGCCCGGAGGTGTTGGCGCTCACCGTGTTCGACGAGGCGCAGCAGCGGCTGCCGGGCCTGCAGGCCTTCGCGGTGCACGACATGGCGCCCAGCGCGGTGGCCGAACACGAGGAGCGCGCGCGGGCCCTGCTGCGCGAGGGGCTCACGGGGGTGCGCTACTCGGACGTGGTGGCGTCCCAGGGCGGCGTGCCGGTGGTGACGCTCGCGTTTCCGGTGGGCGACCCGGTGCAGGGCTACATCGCGGCGGACCTGACGCTCGCGGGCCTGCGGCAGATGCTGGCGCAGGAGCGCGTGGGCAGCACGGGGTTCGCGTACCTGGCGGACCGGCACGGCCGGCTCATCACCGGCGGCGGGGACCTGGGCGCGGTGGGCGAGGACGTGTCGAAGCGGCTTCCGCTGGCGCACCTGCTCAAGCAGCGCGAGGGCTCGCCGGACACGGAGCTGTTCCACGTGGGCAACTTCGGCGAGGGCCGCGACGCGGTGGTGTCCGCGTACTCGGTGCTGCCGGAAGCAGGCTGGGCCATCGTGTCCGAGCAGCCGGTGGAGCACGCCTACCGGCAAGTAGAGACGATGGAGCGGCGCATCCTGCTGGGCCTGGGCGGCGCCATCCTGGTGGCGCTGGTGCTGGCGTCCATCTTCTCCCGCAACCTCACGCAGCCGCTGAAGACCTTCATCGCGACGTCGCTGGAGCTGGCGCGCGGCAAGTTCGGCGTGGAGGTGAACCTGAAGCAGAAGAACGAGCTGGGGGAGCTGGCCCAGACGTTCAACTACATGAGCAAGCAGCTGCTCGCGTACGACATGGAGACGCGCGGCCTCTACGAGAGCCTG
This window encodes:
- a CDS encoding YlxR family protein, which codes for MRRATKRPGTHPTEITTSGPVRTCVGCGSRKAQAELTRFVVGPQGSVVADRRRRLPGRGAYLCGAGCLTAALKRKALGRAFRGKAGQVDPSQLGQAWE
- the nusA gene encoding transcription termination factor NusA, giving the protein MPTPANPAVNLNLVLDQVAKDKGIERAVLISTLEDAMNTAAKKHFGQDRNLEAKYDPEKGVVELFQAITVVAEITDPVQAVNQITMDEAHKKGMEVEPGDELVFQIFYRDEDAAEAKAQDDQYGDILRLKTFRRGFGRIAAQTAKQVILQRTRDAERENVFNEYRDRKNEIVTGIARRFERGNIVVDLGRAEAVLPVREQVPRETYRPGDRVQAYVLDVLRESKGPQIVLSRASVNLLTKLFEMEVPEIAEGIVVIEAAAREPGGRAKIAVSSRDSDVDPVGACVGMKGSRVQAVVQELRGEKIDIVPYDEDPARFVCSALAPAEVSRVIIDEANHAMELIVPDDQLSLAIGRRGQNVRLAAQLTGWKLDINSESRVREMREFASRSLGALPGVNEMLVETLYAHGFRQARDVADANAEVLAQIPGIDPTRIASMQEEAKKRMVEDQQELSRMDYEREQARLAEARRHPDELSQPERMARVRGVGEKTIEQLILAGYRTVEDIANEKDLTRLGDVPGVGIKKARQLKSAAENYLVEEAKLRAELNAERGALASAGATEGAEAAKAP
- a CDS encoding ribosome maturation factor RimP, with protein sequence MESKNIKMTVEEKAAALLDPIVANEGLELVDLEYVREREGWVLRLFIDKPGGRVGLDECSQVSRAVDPVLDVEDFIPQEYNLEVSSPGVNRPLRKPAHFERVKGQKVKVKTFGPLGEPPRKNFSGTLTEVAADAISVDVEGGGVFVIPFKDIAKAHLEFEF
- a CDS encoding carbon-nitrogen hydrolase family protein, which encodes MHLIAAAQMVSTADKAHNLEVATRLVRQAASLGARLVGLPENFSWMGPEPERPSAAEGLDGPTLSRMAQLARETKTTVLSGSILETGAPGDRLYNTSVLFGPDGARLAVYRKMHLFDVDVGDGATYQESAAVAPGTEVVAADTEVGRLGLSVCYDLRFPELYRRLSKDGATLLAVPAAFTMMTGKDHWEVLLRARAIENQAYVLAPAQGGRHSAQRLTYGHAMVVDPWGLVTARASEGEGLAVAPVDPELLARIRRNLPCLTHRRLD
- a CDS encoding FecR domain-containing protein yields the protein MALHPGCTPDEKPHGPAEAPLPPPVPRAHLRELTGDVQIKRAVADEWSAARDDLPLYENDKVRTESGASAQVVFANGSTVHLGGDSLVGIAESKLRTDVTVLRGRVDATLEKPATQSLSVTTPSATVRAGRKIEFQ
- a CDS encoding peptidoglycan-binding protein LysM gives rise to the protein MKAALWLSAWMGLSAVPTAPTAVGREAAEARPSSGGTVAPPRKGSGTEPQTALKALEMSRAAVKAAPEDARRREAEARLKEAETHFQQAQYADALHKADEAWALLNPPQPSNFTVEVDHDGGTTTVTHRQGPPVTVEAQHATRVLAKGESVRVQQGTVLPEPPAAPQPAQPADKSRFTLKPTASGLLGPVTLAWAAVAGATSYEVEVIFDEAGDGVPARAPVRSVLAARQWVLPALPPGRYRWTVTALSPEQGRSLPSPTRRFELAAESLELNVKVKDGWQK
- a CDS encoding HD domain-containing phosphohydrolase, which translates into the protein MRLFKAILMLMLVVSIIPTLMVGWLSVSHTRELLIRDAQELAQERVKQLRLKAESFLEDPTEMVVGLSSVPGGFFSLPRDTQRLHISAVLNQRPEVLALTVFDEAQQRLPGLQAFAVHDMAPSAVAEHEERARALLREGLTGVRYSDVVASQGGVPVVTLAFPVGDPVQGYIAADLTLAGLRQMLAQERVGSTGFAYLADRHGRLITGGGDLGAVGEDVSKRLPLAHLLKQREGSPDTELFHVGNFGEGRDAVVSAYSVLPEAGWAIVSEQPVEHAYRQVETMERRILLGLGGAILVALVLASIFSRNLTQPLKTFIATSLELARGKFGVEVNLKQKNELGELAQTFNYMSKQLLAYDMETRGLYESLEKGYLETIVALANSIDSKDAYTRGHSQRVGDVAVEIGKELKLTERELRQLQYGGILHDIGKIGIVESILCKQSRLTDQEMATMREHPAIGDAIIGPVTFLGPVRACVRHHHERWDGTGYPDKLKGDAIPLLARIVACADTFDACTSTRPYQKAMPLEKAMEILDNLSGAQLDPRVVQALRAVLAQRGVRLEGHRQPVKLAS